In Paraburkholderia aromaticivorans, a single window of DNA contains:
- a CDS encoding MFS transporter, whose translation MSILPSSQLFTERRGREVLLPWVIALATGLDYFDNSIFSFFTRYIAGGINASTDELVWSASAYAVASVLGILQQQWWVERLGHRRYLTGCLILFATCSAIAALSESSIELAIARGAQGYFIGPMMSACRILIQVSFVPQRRATATRLFLILILLGSALAPLIGGYLVAYFDWRALFTCTALAGSGIALLAFLTVPSTGRLQPEARGDAHFWPYIVFAFAQASLQIVMQQVRFELFVGSPELVFLTTAGLLSLCWFVWHQWHDPNPLVRLHALREKTFRTGIVLYILFYYTSNGLGYLVSSFLEGGLGYPVENAGRLVSFTSLASVTMVFVYFRYSAAITHKKLMIVPGFLLAAAIGIWMVHLPPDVSMPWLVPPLLLRGLLLLFIALPVANVTFRIFAIEEFNHGYRFKNMVKQLTYSFSTATMIIFEQHRQALHQTRLTEFANPFNPVFLQTLNGLTRAFEGSGHTTSEANELATVEISRVIAQQVRFLSALDGFYLLAGVAICGGIFALLQRQID comes from the coding sequence ATGAGCATCCTGCCGTCGTCACAGCTGTTCACGGAAAGGCGTGGACGGGAAGTCCTTTTGCCGTGGGTCATTGCGCTCGCTACCGGGCTCGACTATTTTGACAACTCCATTTTTTCTTTTTTCACCAGGTACATCGCGGGAGGGATCAACGCATCCACGGACGAACTGGTCTGGTCGGCGAGCGCTTATGCTGTCGCATCCGTGCTCGGCATTCTCCAGCAGCAGTGGTGGGTCGAACGGCTCGGGCATCGCCGCTACTTGACCGGATGCCTGATACTCTTCGCGACATGCTCGGCGATCGCAGCACTCAGCGAGTCATCGATCGAGCTCGCGATCGCGCGCGGCGCCCAGGGCTACTTTATCGGTCCGATGATGAGCGCGTGCCGGATTTTGATTCAGGTCAGCTTCGTCCCGCAGCGCCGCGCCACAGCGACACGTCTTTTTCTGATTTTGATCCTCCTTGGAAGCGCACTCGCCCCGTTAATTGGCGGTTATCTGGTCGCTTACTTCGATTGGCGCGCACTTTTCACGTGCACAGCGCTCGCAGGATCAGGGATCGCGTTGCTCGCCTTTCTCACCGTGCCTTCGACTGGCCGGCTGCAACCTGAGGCACGCGGCGACGCACACTTCTGGCCATACATCGTCTTTGCTTTTGCGCAGGCCTCCCTTCAGATTGTCATGCAGCAGGTTCGTTTCGAACTGTTCGTCGGTTCTCCTGAACTCGTGTTTCTCACGACGGCCGGTTTGCTGTCACTCTGCTGGTTTGTATGGCATCAATGGCATGATCCGAACCCGCTTGTGCGCCTGCATGCGTTGCGCGAGAAGACTTTTCGCACGGGGATCGTACTGTACATACTCTTCTACTATACGAGCAATGGATTAGGGTATCTGGTTTCAAGCTTTCTGGAAGGTGGCCTTGGCTACCCGGTTGAGAATGCGGGGCGCCTGGTCAGTTTTACGTCACTCGCGTCCGTCACGATGGTCTTTGTTTATTTTCGCTATTCGGCCGCTATCACGCACAAGAAACTGATGATCGTTCCCGGCTTTTTGCTGGCTGCGGCAATCGGCATCTGGATGGTGCACTTACCGCCCGACGTCAGCATGCCGTGGCTCGTGCCGCCTCTCCTGCTGCGTGGCCTGCTACTCCTGTTCATCGCGCTGCCAGTTGCCAACGTAACCTTCCGGATTTTCGCCATCGAAGAATTCAATCACGGTTACCGCTTCAAGAACATGGTCAAACAATTGACCTACTCTTTTTCGACGGCAACCATGATCATTTTCGAGCAACACCGACAGGCGTTACATCAGACGCGGCTGACCGAGTTCGCGAATCCATTCAACCCGGTCTTCCTGCAAACGCTGAACGGACTCACTCGTGCGTTCGAGGGCTCGGGTCACACCACGAGTGAGGCGAACGAACTGGCGACTGTCGAGATCAGCCGCGTCATCGCGCAACAGGTGAGGTTCCTGAGTGCGCTCGACGGGTTCTATCTGCTGGCCGGCGTCGCAATCTGTGGGGGAATCTTTGCCCTGCTACAACGCCAGATCGATTGA
- a CDS encoding LysR family transcriptional regulator, which translates to MDTFTNMRIFTCVAEQGSFTAAARRLNIAAPAVTRSISALETRLRTRLLNRTTRKVALTESGMRYLRRCEEILAIVDHAEAEAADSQIRPTGQLHVHATTGFGQSYVVPAIVRYKKRYPFVSVNLTLSQHQPDILDEGYDVSIQLTVAELPDSSLVAHRLGTLHSSLCAAPAYLREYGTPRDVDELSRHACFQLVSTVYAKDRWLLEGPDGIETVNFPEAGFRTNVAEALSVALKEGIGIGALPMSTAASALRDGSLVRILPAYRLQPLAAYALYTSRRYLDAKIRTFVEFLQDVIPPMLEAHRADFRETAYFAPAPLTAEPLASEKNIA; encoded by the coding sequence GTGGACACATTCACCAATATGCGGATTTTCACCTGCGTGGCGGAGCAAGGCAGCTTTACTGCCGCAGCGCGGCGCCTGAATATCGCGGCGCCAGCCGTAACGCGCTCGATCTCTGCACTTGAAACACGCTTGCGCACGCGGCTATTGAATCGAACCACTCGCAAGGTCGCTCTGACCGAGTCGGGAATGCGCTATTTGCGACGCTGCGAGGAGATTCTCGCTATTGTCGATCACGCGGAAGCGGAAGCGGCTGATTCCCAGATCCGGCCTACCGGCCAGTTGCACGTGCACGCGACGACAGGATTCGGCCAGAGCTACGTGGTTCCCGCGATTGTGCGCTACAAGAAACGGTATCCATTCGTGTCGGTCAACCTGACGCTGTCGCAGCATCAACCCGACATCCTGGACGAAGGATATGACGTCAGCATTCAATTGACCGTAGCCGAACTGCCCGATTCAAGCCTGGTCGCTCACCGATTGGGTACTTTGCATAGTTCGTTATGTGCCGCGCCTGCATATCTGCGCGAATACGGCACGCCCCGTGACGTTGACGAGCTTTCACGACATGCCTGCTTCCAGCTGGTTTCAACGGTATACGCCAAGGATCGCTGGCTGCTGGAGGGGCCAGATGGTATCGAGACTGTTAATTTTCCCGAGGCGGGTTTCCGGACCAATGTAGCCGAAGCGCTGTCGGTGGCTCTGAAGGAGGGAATTGGCATCGGCGCGTTACCGATGTCGACGGCTGCATCCGCACTGCGCGACGGCTCGCTCGTGCGCATACTGCCAGCTTATCGGCTTCAGCCACTGGCGGCCTACGCGCTCTACACCTCACGCCGCTATCTTGACGCGAAGATCAGAACCTTCGTCGAATTCCTGCAGGACGTTATACCCCCGATGCTGGAAGCGCATAGGGCAGACTTTCGTGAGACCGCGTACTTCGCGCCGGCACCGCTGACAGCAGAGCCACTCGCGTCCGAAAAGAACATAGCATGA
- a CDS encoding electron transfer flavoprotein subunit alpha/FixB family protein: MVNLVIAEHDNTSIKAATLNTIAAAQKIGGDIHVLVAGHNAQAAADAAAKIAGVSKVLLADAAQLEAGLAENVEATVMNIAKDYTHILAPATAYGKNITPRIAARLDVAQISDITAVGSADTFERPIYAGNAIATVQSADLIKVITVRTTGFDAVAAEGGSASVEKIEAAADAGISQFVSREVTKLDRPELTSAKIIVSGGRGLGNGENYTKVLEPLADKLNAALGASRAAVDAGFVPNDYQVGQTGKIVAPQLYMAVGISGAIQHLAGMKDSKVIVAINKDPEAPIFSVADYGLAGDLFTVVPELVAAIG; this comes from the coding sequence CTGGTGAATCTTGTAATAGCAGAACACGATAACACGTCGATCAAGGCCGCGACCCTGAACACGATCGCAGCGGCGCAGAAAATTGGCGGCGACATTCACGTGCTGGTGGCGGGTCACAATGCGCAAGCTGCAGCAGACGCGGCTGCGAAGATCGCAGGCGTGTCGAAGGTGTTGCTGGCCGACGCCGCGCAACTTGAAGCGGGCCTTGCGGAAAACGTCGAAGCGACCGTGATGAACATCGCGAAGGACTACACGCACATCCTCGCGCCGGCGACCGCCTACGGCAAGAACATCACGCCGCGTATCGCCGCGAGGCTCGACGTCGCGCAGATCAGCGACATCACCGCAGTAGGCAGCGCCGACACGTTCGAACGTCCGATCTACGCAGGCAATGCAATCGCAACGGTGCAATCGGCTGATCTGATCAAGGTCATCACGGTGCGCACGACGGGTTTCGACGCAGTCGCAGCCGAAGGCGGCAGCGCGAGCGTGGAGAAGATCGAAGCAGCAGCCGACGCTGGCATTTCGCAATTCGTGAGCCGCGAAGTGACGAAGCTGGATCGTCCGGAACTGACGTCGGCGAAGATCATCGTCTCGGGTGGCCGCGGTCTGGGCAACGGCGAGAATTACACGAAGGTGCTGGAGCCGCTAGCGGACAAGCTGAACGCGGCGCTGGGCGCATCGCGTGCAGCAGTCGACGCGGGCTTCGTACCGAACGATTATCAGGTTGGCCAGACTGGCAAGATCGTCGCGCCGCAACTGTACATGGCCGTCGGCATCTCGGGTGCGATCCAGCATCTGGCCGGGATGAAGGACAGCAAGGTCATCGTCGCGATCAACAAGGACCCGGAAGCGCCGATTTTCAGCGTCGCCGACTATGGTCTGGCGGGCGATCTGTTCACGGTCGTGCCCGAACTGGTGGCGGCTATCGGCTGA
- a CDS encoding alcohol dehydrogenase catalytic domain-containing protein, whose protein sequence is MLTVAFDRFGGPEVLHLIHRAMPTPDADDVVVKVIASTVSPTDIMMRDGRQASLMSGLNPPYIAGSEFAGVVHSLGDASDSRLTVGAPVMGIVNARRPDGGAHTEYLRVPAASVVPISPDIDLGHAASVPMNGMSAMLALEALTLPVESSVFVTGGAGAVGGYVIQLAKLAGLKVVADAKESDIGLLRLLGADVIVPRGDDMGPAIRKIYPQGVDGLVDAALLGERAAAVVREFGPALTLRRSHPITNPQVRACYINVFDRDRDTALLASLAPLLRDRKITPRIAMRLPMSEAAEANRLAEKGGLRGRLILSTIVDESARIEEIEARHQRNTAKIPR, encoded by the coding sequence ATGTTGACCGTAGCATTTGACAGGTTCGGTGGGCCCGAAGTACTTCATCTGATTCACCGTGCGATGCCTACGCCTGATGCGGACGATGTAGTGGTCAAAGTAATCGCTTCAACCGTTTCTCCGACAGACATCATGATGCGTGACGGCCGACAGGCGTCATTGATGAGCGGCCTTAACCCGCCCTATATTGCCGGCTCTGAGTTTGCGGGAGTCGTGCATAGCCTTGGCGATGCGTCTGATTCCAGGCTTACGGTCGGAGCGCCAGTAATGGGCATCGTCAACGCTCGCAGGCCGGACGGGGGCGCGCATACCGAATATCTTCGCGTGCCGGCAGCGTCGGTTGTACCCATATCGCCGGACATTGATTTGGGGCATGCGGCAAGCGTTCCAATGAACGGCATGTCGGCGATGCTTGCCCTCGAGGCGCTCACGCTGCCTGTCGAAAGCAGTGTGTTCGTGACGGGTGGCGCAGGTGCCGTGGGCGGCTATGTAATCCAGCTCGCGAAGCTCGCCGGTCTGAAGGTCGTGGCCGATGCCAAAGAATCCGACATCGGCCTTCTACGCCTACTTGGTGCGGACGTCATCGTTCCACGGGGCGACGACATGGGTCCAGCCATCCGAAAAATCTACCCTCAGGGTGTCGATGGACTCGTCGACGCTGCGCTGCTTGGCGAGCGCGCGGCCGCAGTCGTACGCGAGTTCGGGCCTGCATTGACGCTACGCAGATCGCATCCAATTACTAATCCTCAGGTACGTGCCTGCTACATTAACGTCTTTGACCGTGACAGGGATACTGCGTTGCTCGCCTCGCTAGCGCCTCTGCTGCGTGACCGCAAGATCACTCCGCGTATTGCGATGCGACTGCCGATGTCCGAAGCCGCCGAGGCCAATCGCCTTGCCGAAAAAGGCGGACTGAGGGGAAGGTTGATCCTGTCGACGATTGTAGATGAGAGCGCCCGGATCGAGGAGATCGAGGCGCGGCACCAAAGGAACACTGCAAAAATACCTCGTTAG
- a CDS encoding group II intron maturase-specific domain-containing protein — protein MLANLFLHYAFDRWMQKSYPDVPFERYADDAICHCKSEAQARRLKQELEARLAECKLDLHPEKTKIVYCKQANRRADYPICQFDFLGYTFRPRSVMSRMGKLSVGFTPAVSNKAARAMRQEMRRKGLLRRYELDLNDLADQTRPILRGWMQYYGRFTRSALAKALRAVDAALVHWAQRKYKSLQRRKARAWVWLAGVKSRQPGLFVHWGIEATVGR, from the coding sequence GTGCTAGCAAATCTGTTTCTTCATTATGCGTTTGACCGGTGGATGCAAAAGTCCTACCCGGACGTGCCGTTCGAGCGTTACGCCGATGACGCCATTTGTCACTGCAAGAGCGAAGCGCAGGCTCGGCGGCTCAAGCAGGAACTGGAGGCGCGGCTTGCGGAGTGCAAGCTGGATCTGCATCCAGAAAAGACCAAAATCGTGTACTGCAAGCAGGCCAACAGGCGTGCCGACTATCCGATCTGTCAGTTCGACTTCCTGGGCTATACGTTCAGACCGCGAAGTGTCATGAGCCGGATGGGTAAGCTGTCCGTTGGCTTCACTCCGGCCGTAAGCAACAAGGCAGCCCGAGCGATGCGTCAGGAGATGCGCCGTAAGGGGCTGTTGCGTCGATACGAGCTGGATCTGAATGACCTGGCGGACCAAACACGCCCGATCCTGCGAGGTTGGATGCAGTACTACGGGCGGTTCACTCGCTCCGCGCTCGCCAAGGCACTGCGTGCGGTTGATGCTGCACTGGTGCACTGGGCGCAACGGAAATACAAGTCTCTCCAGCGCCGTAAGGCACGGGCATGGGTCTGGCTAGCGGGGGTCAAATCTCGTCAGCCCGGCCTGTTCGTCCACTGGGGTATAGAGGCGACGGTTGGGCGATAG
- a CDS encoding MerR family transcriptional regulator has protein sequence MPTETTPLITVRDAAKRLNVTPRTLKYYEERGLIMPIRSQGRYRLYSERDLENLARILRLSSLGFSLQAITEMLKRPLEPIGDGRRGYSVESLRQIGAALTQQIEAMDARISAVRRELKEAQSLRGELSDDLEYLERRIAGADSKDMIGERAAARKRREKTRTDEDTGA, from the coding sequence ATGCCAACTGAAACCACCCCCCTCATCACGGTTCGAGATGCCGCCAAACGGCTCAACGTGACGCCCAGAACTCTTAAGTACTACGAAGAGCGCGGCCTGATCATGCCGATCCGCAGCCAGGGCCGCTACCGACTCTACAGCGAACGGGACCTGGAGAATCTCGCTCGCATACTGCGGCTCAGTTCGCTCGGCTTCTCGCTCCAGGCGATCACCGAGATGCTGAAACGCCCGCTGGAGCCGATTGGCGACGGACGAAGGGGCTATTCGGTTGAATCGCTTCGGCAGATAGGCGCGGCTTTGACGCAGCAGATCGAAGCGATGGATGCGCGCATTTCAGCGGTACGCCGCGAGCTGAAAGAGGCGCAGTCGTTAAGAGGCGAACTAAGCGATGACCTCGAGTATCTCGAAAGACGAATCGCGGGCGCGGATTCGAAAGACATGATCGGTGAGCGGGCGGCAGCTCGCAAGCGGCGAGAAAAAACGCGCACAGATGAGGACACGGGGGCATGA
- the pcaF gene encoding 3-oxoadipyl-CoA thiolase, translating into MSEALLCDAIRTPIGRYAGSLSSVRADDLGAVPLKALMERNKDVDWSAIDDVIYGCANQAGDDNRNVARMSLLLAGLPQGVPGSTVNRLCGSGMDAVGIAARAIKSGEAALMVAGGVESMSRAPFVMGKAPTAFSRQAEIYDTTIGWRFVNPRMKKLYGVDSMPETAENVATDYNISRADQDAFALRSQQKAARAQRDGTLAQEIVGVTIAQKEGDPITVLQDEHPRETSLETLAKLKGVVRADGTVTAGNASGVNDGAAALLLANEATAKRFGLTPRARVLGIATAGVAPRVMGIGPAPATQKLLARLNMTINQFDVIELNEAFASQGLAVLRALDVADDDARVNPNGGAIALGHPLGMSGARLVTTAMYQLHRTQGRFALCTMCIGVGQGIAIAIERL; encoded by the coding sequence ATGAGCGAAGCGCTTCTGTGCGATGCTATCCGTACGCCGATTGGCCGTTACGCCGGCTCGCTGTCGTCGGTTCGCGCCGACGATCTGGGCGCGGTGCCGCTCAAGGCGCTGATGGAGCGCAACAAGGACGTCGACTGGAGCGCGATTGACGACGTGATCTACGGCTGCGCAAACCAGGCCGGTGACGACAACCGCAACGTCGCGCGTATGTCGCTGTTGCTGGCCGGTCTACCGCAAGGCGTGCCGGGCTCCACAGTGAACCGCCTGTGCGGCTCGGGTATGGACGCAGTCGGCATTGCGGCGCGCGCGATCAAGTCGGGCGAGGCCGCCTTGATGGTGGCCGGCGGTGTCGAAAGCATGAGCCGCGCGCCGTTCGTGATGGGCAAGGCGCCCACAGCATTTTCGCGTCAGGCCGAGATCTACGACACGACGATCGGCTGGCGCTTCGTCAACCCGCGGATGAAGAAGCTGTACGGCGTCGACTCGATGCCGGAGACCGCCGAAAACGTCGCGACCGACTACAACATCAGTCGCGCCGATCAGGACGCGTTCGCGCTGCGCAGCCAGCAGAAAGCCGCACGCGCGCAACGCGACGGCACGCTCGCGCAGGAGATTGTCGGTGTGACTATCGCGCAGAAGGAGGGCGATCCGATCACGGTCTTGCAGGACGAGCATCCGCGCGAAACCAGCCTTGAAACGCTAGCCAAGCTGAAAGGCGTGGTGCGGGCGGACGGCACGGTCACGGCAGGCAATGCGTCGGGCGTGAACGACGGCGCGGCGGCCTTGCTGCTGGCCAACGAAGCCACCGCGAAGCGCTTCGGCCTGACGCCGCGTGCTCGCGTGCTGGGTATCGCCACAGCCGGCGTTGCGCCGCGCGTGATGGGCATCGGCCCGGCGCCCGCCACGCAAAAATTGCTGGCGCGCCTGAACATGACCATCAATCAGTTCGACGTGATCGAACTGAACGAAGCGTTCGCGTCGCAAGGCCTTGCCGTGCTGCGCGCGCTGGACGTGGCCGACGACGACGCTCGCGTGAATCCGAACGGCGGCGCGATTGCACTCGGCCACCCGCTCGGCATGAGCGGCGCGCGTCTGGTGACGACCGCGATGTATCAGCTGCATCGCACGCAAGGCCGTTTTGCGCTTTGCACGATGTGTATTGGTGTCGGCCAGGGCATTGCAATCGCGATAGAGCGATTGTAA
- a CDS encoding electron transfer flavoprotein subunit beta/FixA family protein produces MKVLVAVKRVVDANVKVGAKSDGTGVDIANVKMSMNPFDEIAVEEAVRLREAGVATEVIAVSAGVAQAQETLRTALAIGADRAILIESNEDLQPLAVSKLLKALVDKEQPQLVILGKQAIDNDSNQTGQMLAALAGLPQATFASKVVVADGKATVSREVDGGAETLSLTLPAVVTTDLRLNEPRYVTLPNIMKAKKKPLATIKPEDLGVDVTPRLKTLKVAEPPKRSAGVKVPDVKTLVEKLKTEAKVL; encoded by the coding sequence GTGAAAGTTCTCGTGGCAGTGAAGCGTGTGGTCGATGCCAATGTGAAGGTCGGCGCGAAATCAGACGGCACGGGCGTCGACATTGCGAACGTGAAGATGTCGATGAATCCGTTCGATGAGATCGCAGTCGAAGAAGCCGTGCGTTTGCGCGAAGCGGGCGTTGCGACCGAAGTGATCGCCGTGTCGGCAGGCGTCGCGCAGGCGCAGGAGACGCTGCGTACGGCGCTGGCGATCGGCGCGGATCGCGCGATCCTGATCGAGTCGAATGAAGATCTGCAGCCGCTGGCGGTCTCCAAGTTGCTGAAGGCGCTGGTCGACAAGGAACAGCCGCAACTGGTCATTCTTGGCAAGCAGGCCATTGACAACGATTCGAACCAGACCGGCCAGATGCTCGCCGCTTTGGCGGGATTGCCACAAGCGACGTTCGCGTCGAAGGTGGTCGTGGCTGACGGTAAAGCTACGGTCTCCCGCGAAGTCGACGGCGGCGCTGAAACGCTGTCGCTGACGCTGCCCGCAGTGGTCACCACCGATCTGCGCCTGAACGAGCCGCGTTACGTGACGCTGCCGAACATCATGAAGGCAAAGAAGAAGCCGCTGGCAACGATCAAGCCGGAAGACCTCGGCGTTGACGTGACGCCGCGCCTGAAGACGCTGAAAGTCGCCGAGCCGCCGAAGCGCTCAGCCGGTGTGAAGGTGCCGGATGTGAAGACGCTGGTCGAGAAGCTGAAGACCGAAGCCAAGGTGCTCTAA
- a CDS encoding recombinase family protein, translating to MSNAATVALYARVSSEQQTKRGTIESQIAALRERIAADDAQLVDDMCFIDAGISGATLIRPQLERLRDRAALGLVDRLYILSPDRLARKYAHQALLMEEFSACGVQVVFLNHEIGTTPEESLLLQMQGMISEYERAKITERNRRGKLHGAKRGSVNVLSTAPYGYRYIRKQLDGTPAQYVIELPQAATVKTIFQWIGMDRLSIGEVVRRLAEAGTVTASGKLYWDRSVVWGILRNPAYMGRAAFGKTQSRDRLPHVRVRTQRHSAEVPRRTYSTTSTDPQQWIEIPVPAIVSEVMFHSVQEQLAENRKLARQRRQNAPLYLLQGLTVCGQCRYAYYGKKISKAAAKGHQRDYAYYRCVGTDAYRFGGQRICDNLQVRTDRLDDLVWQQVADLLRHPGRLKKEYERRLETMERNEKSGFDTASLEKQRFQLEKGKSRLIDSYADGIIDRTDFEPKIQQLKNRLEQVDQQIQESRQHGVAQSELFLVINRLEEFASAVTDKLATIDLETKRKIVLALVKRVEIHKDEILVVFRIDPQPGGLLAGENSNDSDDGVKSMQHCRRRNDTTLRGALIRFHHGPVRHVHRRLEPALDIQ from the coding sequence ATGAGCAACGCTGCAACGGTCGCGCTCTACGCGCGGGTGTCCTCCGAACAACAGACCAAACGCGGCACCATTGAAAGCCAGATTGCCGCGCTGAGGGAGCGCATTGCGGCTGACGATGCGCAGCTTGTCGACGACATGTGCTTCATAGACGCCGGGATAAGCGGCGCGACGCTGATCAGACCGCAGCTAGAGCGACTCAGGGATCGTGCTGCACTCGGGCTGGTTGATCGGCTGTACATCCTGTCTCCCGACCGGCTGGCGCGCAAGTATGCACACCAGGCATTGCTGATGGAGGAGTTCTCTGCGTGTGGCGTGCAGGTGGTGTTTCTCAATCATGAGATTGGCACGACACCGGAAGAGTCGCTGCTGTTGCAGATGCAGGGCATGATTTCGGAGTACGAACGGGCAAAGATCACCGAGCGTAATCGACGCGGTAAGCTTCATGGCGCAAAGCGTGGAAGCGTGAATGTGCTATCAACGGCTCCCTATGGTTACCGTTATATCCGCAAGCAGCTCGATGGGACACCGGCCCAGTACGTGATTGAACTGCCGCAGGCGGCGACGGTAAAGACTATCTTCCAGTGGATCGGGATGGACCGGCTGAGCATAGGCGAAGTGGTTCGTCGTCTTGCCGAGGCGGGCACGGTGACGGCATCCGGCAAGCTGTACTGGGACCGTAGTGTGGTATGGGGAATATTGCGTAATCCCGCTTACATGGGGCGAGCGGCATTCGGTAAAACCCAGTCTCGTGATCGCCTGCCGCATGTCCGCGTGCGTACCCAACGCCACAGCGCCGAAGTGCCCAGGAGGACATACTCGACAACAAGCACAGACCCGCAGCAGTGGATCGAAATCCCGGTGCCGGCGATTGTCAGCGAAGTGATGTTCCATTCAGTCCAGGAGCAGCTTGCCGAGAATCGCAAGCTGGCGCGCCAACGCCGCCAGAACGCGCCGCTCTACCTGCTTCAGGGGCTGACTGTTTGTGGGCAATGCCGTTACGCGTACTACGGCAAGAAAATCAGCAAGGCGGCGGCCAAGGGGCATCAGCGAGATTATGCTTATTACCGCTGTGTCGGAACCGATGCCTATCGCTTCGGTGGTCAACGCATCTGCGACAACCTGCAAGTGCGAACGGATCGGCTCGATGACCTCGTATGGCAGCAGGTCGCGGATCTGTTGAGGCATCCAGGTCGGCTGAAGAAAGAATACGAACGACGACTGGAGACGATGGAACGCAATGAAAAGAGTGGCTTCGACACAGCCAGCCTGGAAAAGCAAAGGTTTCAGTTGGAGAAAGGCAAGTCGCGGCTCATCGACAGCTATGCCGACGGTATCATCGACAGGACGGACTTCGAGCCGAAGATACAGCAGTTGAAGAACCGGCTAGAGCAGGTCGATCAGCAGATCCAGGAATCCCGGCAGCACGGGGTGGCTCAAAGTGAACTGTTTCTGGTCATCAACCGGCTGGAGGAATTTGCAAGTGCCGTTACGGACAAACTCGCTACGATCGATCTCGAAACGAAGCGCAAGATCGTACTGGCTCTGGTCAAGCGTGTCGAAATCCACAAGGATGAAATCCTCGTCGTATTCCGGATCGATCCGCAGCCCGGAGGTCTTCTCGCAGGCGAGAATTCGAATGATTCAGACGATGGAGTGAAAAGTATGCAACATTGTAGGCGGCGTAACGACACCACCCTGCGGGGTGCCCTTATCCGGTTTCACCACGGTCCCGTCCGGCATGTGCACAGGCGCCTTGAGCCAGCGCTCGATATACAGTAG